In the genome of Brachypodium distachyon strain Bd21 chromosome 3, Brachypodium_distachyon_v3.0, whole genome shotgun sequence, the window TTCTATGGGAAATGAAAATGCTTTCCAAGAAAATGAAGTGATAAGAAGTTATATGGACCTACTGACGGTACTCTTTCTCTTATTATTGTTTTAGTGACACATTTATTTATAACACTGTAGTATGAATGCTACTAATATTGACTTTATTAACATCCAGAATTCTACTGTTGAAGACATGTGGTTTGAAGGTATATTTTGATCACCATGTattcagaaaaatattgaTGCTTGGAGGCTGGAGAACTAGTAGTATTGATGTCTGGAGCACCggtagtacttcctccgatccatattagttgtcgaaatattacatgtatttagacgctttttaggtataaatacatccatatttgtacaaatttaagacaattaatatggatcggagagagtagtttCTTTCTCAAGTTACTTGATTCAGGAAATGCCTGGAGGTTGTACTGAGCTATTTCTGAAAGCTTGGAGATTTCATCAGACTTTTTAGTGTTAAGTTTTTCTATTACATTCAGTCCAGTGATCCACTAGTTGTTTAACATGATATATATACTCCtcctgtcccatattaagtgtcttaaatttacccaaatatgaatgtacctATACCTAAAAAGTAACATTTcgacatttaatatgggatggaggaagtattgtttatttcttttgaGATTCTGTATTGCGAAAGTAGCAGTTTCGttctctttttctctgaaGTTTTAGTTTAAGGCTGCAGGAGTATATAGCATGTCCCAAGCAGCCACCAGCAGAGAGCAGACACGACGAGAATTGCCTAGTAGAGTggtaaaaggaaaaagaaacaaaaaataccaGAATactggaggagaggaggaacgTTGGGTGCTTTTGAACGGCGATGAGCAGGTAAGTTACGCCCCTGATGACTTCCCTTCTACAAGTCAGGGGAGCTGGGTCCGTAATGACACCACAACCTAGCAAGGCTTTCGCCCGTGACCAAGCTAGGAGGAGGCTTTCAAGAAGGAAATTCGTCGTCGCTGGGAGCTGAGTTGAGCTTTCGCCTAGAGGCAACAACAAAGTGCCCTCGTCATACATACCTCCATAGTTGAGGCCCTGACTCCACCTAGACGACCGAACCAGCGCTTCGAGAAGAGGCATAGGGGGAGGGCACCCGCGAACACGCAGAACCGCACGCACCGCACACGTAGGTGAAGAAGAAACCGCACTGCTGCCGAGGGCACTACGCCACTACCGTGACAGCATGCGTTGCATGGCGGAATTAATTCGCAGTGCTTTACATGCGGCGAGCAACCTTTTGCCCTGCCTCATGTGACCAAAAAgttttgtttgtgtttgtgaCAATTCCACATTCTTAGAAGGTACACGTGAATATACATACTTAAACATATAGAGGTTTATTAACAAGGTAATGGGCAAACGACTGCAGAAGACCTATGTCCAGGTCGGCTCAGCCCGCTATGAACACACTTCAAATAAACCAATTTTGGGCATGCAGGAATCACAACTCGCCTCATCCATTTGCAACTGACTCTGGTAGGTGCAGTCTGCAATCCGAAACGAGAACCTCAGATTATTGCATGCGTTGATGAGAGGCTAGAATCCAGCCCACCCAGATGGTTGATCTACTTTCTTCGCTGCCCCTGTGCTGAATCTCTGGGAGGAACTCCCCTGGGCACTGGTCCTGTTGATCtgtgctgcagcagcagtgcTCCCCGATGGCATGCCGAAACTATCTGGGCCAAAACCCCACGCATCAGGGGAAGGCCCCGCATTGGTATTCCTAGTTAGGTTTTGCCTCCCATTAGTCGCATGGTCGACCTTTGGTCTGGCCTGAACTTTTGCCTCGGGGAATGCCTGCCATGTCTTGGCCTCAGAGCTGGGTAACGACGACTTGCCTGCAAGCATTCCCTGCTCAAGCTCCCACACCGTTCCTTCAATCTTCTCCTTCCGCTGCATGGATTGTAAGTCTCGCATAAGATGCTACAAGTATTCATAGATGAGCAAATGTGCTATACTAGATATACATACAGAGTAAGAACCTGTGATCCAGATTCTGGTATCCTTGAGCTGACTTTAATTGAAGGAGGCGGTGTAGTCTCAGCAACAGTACGCTTCAGCTCTTGAATCTCCTGGCGCTGGGAGCGGCAGATTGCGGACAGCTTTTCATACTTGGCTGTCATCTCAGCCTTCTCCAGTGTGGTCTTTTTCAACTGCTCCTTCAGACTGGACACTTCAGCTTCAAGCTCAGATGTCTTACCAGTAGCAGTAGTCCCCAAATGCAGATTGTTTGCATCAAAGTCAGCGACAAAGCTGTTGAAGGGATCTTTACCAGATTTTGGTTTGCTTTCAGGTTGTGATACTTTATTTTTCACAGAGCTTTGTGATTCCATGAAAAGATTTGTGCCTGAACTACCCATAAGTCCATTATTGGATACAAAGTTCCTTGTACTTCGCGAAGCCTGACCAGAATGGCCATGCTTATCTCCAGGGGTACTGGTACTGATATCCATCCTGCTTTGGTTATACTTTGATGAAGGTGGTGGTTTAATTGGTTCCTCGTCAAACAAAGGATTCCTATCATCAGTTACTTGAGAACCTTGAGCATGTTGTGTCCCCCAAAATGCACCAAGAGGTGCATCTCCTGCATTTGAGCTTCCATAAGATACTGAACTATCAGATTGTTCTcttggaggtggaggagggtTCCTTCTAGGCATCACATGGTTTCTTCTATGAGCACCTAAACAAGCAAAACAAGATGATAGTAAAGTGAGACAATAACCTTGGTCATTGATCATGCTATCTCTTCCGAGAATATTTAGAATAAACAAACAGGCTAGAATAGTAAATAATCTCGTCCTAGCACACTATGTGCTGCAATGTGGCCTGACAGAAAGGTTATGTGTCCTGGTAGGATAATGACAATTGCAGTGAACCTGTGTCCAGAATCATGGCATCCAAACTAGCCAGTAAGGTCAAAAGTACCCAGCTGACAAAAGTGATATTCCAGTTTACATAACACATCCCAAGATAAGATTGTTTGAATATGGGGTTAGACTATTTAAGGCCCAGTTTGCAATTGTTGCAACTATGTTGTGGGCTTGtggctgaacttattttataatcagTTCAAAATAGTCATGGAAATAGGAAAAAGTTGATtaaccaaacaacaaaatgaGAAAAGGTTGGTTAGACGAAGGAGATCATCATAGTCCAACCTCAATGCCAAACGCAGCCTAAAACATAACAATGTAGTGATTGGACTCGGTCAGATGCCACCAAAATTATAAAGCAGGCTCATAAGAGAATCACTATAAACAATTACCGTGATGCACACTAAAATCGAAATGATGTAAACTCTCATATAAAACTCTGGTATTTCTCTATAACAGCTGAACAGTTCATATGCATACTCATTAATTGAACTAAAATTATTAATTAGGTGGTGTTGGTCAACATGCAGATTGCAGGCATTGGCAGtgggtttccttttttttttgcgaggaggTTTCCTAGCAGTGCCCAAACCAGCACTCTCTCTTTCCCGTCTCCTCTTTGCTGTAAGACTGAATATTTCTGTTGAGCAATTAATGGTAAGGGAGTAGCCcggtttgaaaaaaaatagtgatGTTAGGATGTTCTAGAAATAGCAGCTCCTATAGTTATGACTTATGAGGATGCTGAATGAGAACTCTTCATTAATAGATATGTAAATTGCGCAGCTTcatccaaaacaaaatttcttagtggaattttataattttggattcacaaaaaaattgtgtccTGATATGACAGTATATAATAAAATATGGATTTCTTTTCCTATTTTAAAACTTCGTATCCTTCAAATACACTCATTAGAGTTATCCAATAATATAAAGTTACACAAATCAAAATTCAAACTTGATCCCATACTCTACACAAAGAACAGGAACtctaaaaaataa includes:
- the LOC100822661 gene encoding probable serine/threonine-protein kinase DDB_G0276461 isoform X1, with product MRRFNPFGGKVQNGLEGRTIDIGNVKITVRNAIAQGGFSCVYLACDTLHSSKQYALKHIICNDLESLDLVMKEIQVMNVLKGHANVVTLVAHDVFDMGRTKEALLVMEFCEKSLVSAMESRGTGYYEEKKALLIFRDVCNAVFAMHAQSPPIAHRDLKAENVLLGLDGAWKLCDFGSTSTNHKCFDKPEDRGIEEDIIRKHTTPAYRAPEMWDLYRREVISEKVDIWALGCLLYRICYFKSAFDGESKLQVLNGNYRIPEQPKYSTAVTGLIKDMLEASPNARPDITQVWFRVNELLPLELQKSLPDGGSSAISMSLQDEGAHRRNHVMPRRNPPPPPREQSDSSVSYGSSNAGDAPLGAFWGTQHAQGSQVTDDRNPLFDEEPIKPPPSSKYNQSRMDISTSTPGDKHGHSGQASRSTRNFVSNNGLMGSSGTNLFMESQSSVKNKVSQPESKPKSGKDPFNSFVADFDANNLHLGTTATGKTSELEAEVSSLKEQLKKTTLEKAEMTAKYEKLSAICRSQRQEIQELKRTVAETTPPPSIKVSSRIPESGSQRKEKIEGTVWELEQGMLAGKSSLPSSEAKTWQAFPEAKVQARPKVDHATNGRQNLTRNTNAGPSPDAWGFGPDSFGMPSGSTAAAAQINRTSAQGSSSQRFSTGAAKKVDQPSGWAGF